A genomic stretch from Heliangelus exortis chromosome 16, bHelExo1.hap1, whole genome shotgun sequence includes:
- the ZNF341 gene encoding zinc finger protein 341 isoform X2 produces MHAGAGYLSQPPPPPPQPPPPPPQPPPPPPPSMGAPGQPSTGSSGVVEVYSAPAPMAANSTVGIQTLGMPPYPPMEVPSQCVESPVFPSPPVYSPGKQVFKAKSTSTPTPLTSTGGAAVGGFDSSSAAKSRRCKNESGLQGLQEGKTKSPKLKCTYCNKAFTKNFDLQQHIRSHTGEKPFQCIVCGRAFAQKSNVKKHMQTHKVWPPGLGCTISRNSITVQVMALNPNQTEEEENTGLTQPARNPSEPPQDLSPLEESETGKLEAKQVVLIDSSYQCQFCPSKFNTYFQLKSHMTQHKNEQVYKCVVKTCAQTFQKLESFLEHIKSHQEELSYRCHLCSKDFPSLYELGVHQYSHSLLPQQSPKKDVAVYKCVKCVSKYSTPEALEHHLQTATHNFPCPHCQKVFPCERYLRRHIPTHGGGSKFKCQICKKFFRREHYLKLHAHIHSGEKPFKCSVCDAAFNRKDKLKRHMLIHEPFKKYKCPFSSHTGCNKEFNRPDKLKAHILSHSGMKIHKCQYCNKSFSRRAHMVEHQRCHTGNYKYRCATCSKGFTRHKYMRDHKCRLGSPKDKDLQLRKPQKKRVARGRKAGFALPAPLGLEELKDGGAGESPPPGSPDKETFQESDAVLSIVVGGSGGADPDLVVPVQPNTMASSLALAELQAGSDGPCTMLAVPVYIQTSE; encoded by the exons ATGCACGCTGGGGCTGGCTAcctctcccagccccctccacctccaccccagccaccaccaccccctcctcagcctcccccacctccccccccgAGCATGGGGGCTCCAGGGCAgcccagcactggcagcagtgGTGTGGTGGAGGTGTACAGTGCTCCTGCTCCCATGGCAGCAAACAGCACGGTGGGGATCCAGACTTTGGGGATGCCACCCTATCCACCCATGGAG GTACCCAGCCAGTGTGTGGAGAGCCCTGtgttcccttctcctcctgtgtACAGCCCTGGGAAGCAGGTATTCAAGGCCAAGAGCACCAGCACTCCCACACCCTTGACCAgcacaggaggagctgctgtgggtggTTTTGattcttcctctgctgccaaaAGTCGGCGCTGCAAAAATGAGagtgggctgcaggggctgcaggaag GCAAAACCAAGTCCCCCAAGCTGAAATGCACTTACTGTAACAAGGCCTTTACCAAGAACTTTGACCTGCAGCAGCACATCAGGAG TCACACAGGAGAGAAGCCCTTCCAGTGCATTGTGTGTGGCCGAGCCTTTGCCCAGAAGTCCAATGTGAAGAAGCACATGCAGACCCATAAAGTGTGGcctccagggctgggctgcacCATCTCCCGAAACTCCATCACCGTGCAGGTCATGGCCTTGAATCCCAACcagacagaggaggaggagaacacaG gTTTGACACAACCTGCAAGGAATCCTTCAGAACCACCCCAAGACTTGAGCCCCTTGGAGGAGAGTGAGACAGGCAAACTGGAAGCCAAGCAGGTTGTCTTGATTGATAGCTCTTACCAGTGCCAATTCTGCCCCAGCAAATTCAACACCTATTTCCAGCTCAAATCACACATGACACAGCACAAGAATGAGCAG GTATACAAGTGTGTGGTAAAGACCTGTGCTCAGACCTTCCAGAAGCTGGAGTCCTTCCTGGAGCATATCAAGAGccaccaggaggagctgagtTATCGCTGCCACCTCTGCAGCAAGGATTTCCCCTCCCTCTATGAGCTGGGTGTCCACCAGTACTCCCACAGCCTGCTGCCCCAGCAAAGCCCCAAGAAGGACGTGGCAGTGTACAA GTGTGTGAAGTGTGTCAGTAAGTACTCCACCCCTGAGGCCCTGGAGCACCATCTGCAGACAGCAACACACAACTTTCCCTGCCCTCACTGCCAGAAG GTGTTCCCCTGTGAGAGGTACCTGCGCCGACACATTCCCACGCACGGGGGGGGCAGCAAATTCAAGTGCCAGATCTGCAAGAAGTTCTTCCGCCGAGAGCACTACCTCAAGCTGCACGCCCACATCCACTCGG GTGAAAAGCCCTTTAAGTGCTCAGTGTGTGATGCAGCTTTCAATCGGAAGGACAAGCTCAAGAGACACATGCTGATCCATGAGCCTTTTAAGAAATATAAATGTCCCTTCTC GAGCCACACTGGCTGCAATAAGGAGTTCAACAGGCCAGACAAGCTGAAGGCTCACATCCTGTCCCATTCAG GGATGAAGATCCACAAGTGCCAGTACTGCAACAAATCCTTCAGCCGCAGAGCCCACATGGTGGAGCACCAGCGCTGCCACACCGGCAACTACAAGTACCGCTGCGCCACCTGCAGCAAGGGCTTCACCCGGCACAAGTACATGAGGGACCACAAGTGCCGGCTGGGCTCTCCCAAGGACAAGGACCTGCAGCTCAGGAAGCCCCAGAAGAAAAGGGTGGCACGGGGACGCAAGGCAGGCTTTGCCCTCCCCGCCCcgctggggctggaggagctgaaagatggaggtgctggggagagcCCCCCCCCAGGCAGCCCCGACAAGGAAACCTTCCAGGAGTCGGATGCCGTCCTCTCCATCGTGGTGGGGGGGTCTGGAGGTGCTGACCCGGACCTGGTGGTTCCTGTGCAGCCCAACACCATggcatccagcctggccctggcagAACTGCAGGCTGGCTCGGATGGGCCCTGCACTATGCTGGCTGTGCCTGTTTACATCCAGACCTCAGAGTGA
- the ZNF341 gene encoding zinc finger protein 341 isoform X1: MAQAIFEALEGMDNQTVLAVQSLLDGQGGVTDPSAQNVNPSTAIQSMDDEDVFLCGKCKKQFNSLPAFMTHKREQCQGSAPSLSTVSLSTNSVYTPSTSVQQAPGASRQQISTYITVPPSPLIQTLVQGNILVSDEVLMSAMSAFTSLDQPVPTVQPPAQSSLSMHAGAGYLSQPPPPPPQPPPPPPQPPPPPPPSMGAPGQPSTGSSGVVEVYSAPAPMAANSTVGIQTLGMPPYPPMEVPSQCVESPVFPSPPVYSPGKQVFKAKSTSTPTPLTSTGGAAVGGFDSSSAAKSRRCKNESGLQGLQEGKTKSPKLKCTYCNKAFTKNFDLQQHIRSHTGEKPFQCIVCGRAFAQKSNVKKHMQTHKVWPPGLGCTISRNSITVQVMALNPNQTEEEENTGLTQPARNPSEPPQDLSPLEESETGKLEAKQVVLIDSSYQCQFCPSKFNTYFQLKSHMTQHKNEQVYKCVVKTCAQTFQKLESFLEHIKSHQEELSYRCHLCSKDFPSLYELGVHQYSHSLLPQQSPKKDVAVYKCVKCVSKYSTPEALEHHLQTATHNFPCPHCQKVFPCERYLRRHIPTHGGGSKFKCQICKKFFRREHYLKLHAHIHSGEKPFKCSVCDAAFNRKDKLKRHMLIHEPFKKYKCPFSSHTGCNKEFNRPDKLKAHILSHSGMKIHKCQYCNKSFSRRAHMVEHQRCHTGNYKYRCATCSKGFTRHKYMRDHKCRLGSPKDKDLQLRKPQKKRVARGRKAGFALPAPLGLEELKDGGAGESPPPGSPDKETFQESDAVLSIVVGGSGGADPDLVVPVQPNTMASSLALAELQAGSDGPCTMLAVPVYIQTSE, translated from the exons ATGGCGCAGGCGATCTTCGAGGCGCTGGAAG GAATGGATAATCAGACGGTGCTGGCTGTGCAGTCCTTACTGGATGGTCAAGGAGGTGTGACAGATCCATCTGCTCAAAATGTCAATCCCTCCACTGCCATCCAGTCGATGG ATGACGAAGATGTGTTCCTCTGTGGGAAGTGTAAGAAGCAGTTCAACTCGCTGCCTGCCTTCATGACCCACAAGAGagagcagtgccagggcagtgccccttccctctccacAGTCTCTCTGTCCACCAACAGTGTGTACACCCCCTCCACCTCTGTGCAGCAGGCTCCAGGCGCCAGCCGGCAG CAAATCTCTACATACATCACTGTTCCCCCGTCTCCTTTGATCCAGACCCTGGTGCAGGGGAACATCTTGGTCAGCGATGAGGTGTTGATGTCTGCCATGTCTGCTTTTACATCCTTGGACCAGCCAGTGCCAACAGTTCAGCCCCCAGCTCAG AGCAGTTTGAGTATGCACGCTGGGGCTGGCTAcctctcccagccccctccacctccaccccagccaccaccaccccctcctcagcctcccccacctccccccccgAGCATGGGGGCTCCAGGGCAgcccagcactggcagcagtgGTGTGGTGGAGGTGTACAGTGCTCCTGCTCCCATGGCAGCAAACAGCACGGTGGGGATCCAGACTTTGGGGATGCCACCCTATCCACCCATGGAG GTACCCAGCCAGTGTGTGGAGAGCCCTGtgttcccttctcctcctgtgtACAGCCCTGGGAAGCAGGTATTCAAGGCCAAGAGCACCAGCACTCCCACACCCTTGACCAgcacaggaggagctgctgtgggtggTTTTGattcttcctctgctgccaaaAGTCGGCGCTGCAAAAATGAGagtgggctgcaggggctgcaggaag GCAAAACCAAGTCCCCCAAGCTGAAATGCACTTACTGTAACAAGGCCTTTACCAAGAACTTTGACCTGCAGCAGCACATCAGGAG TCACACAGGAGAGAAGCCCTTCCAGTGCATTGTGTGTGGCCGAGCCTTTGCCCAGAAGTCCAATGTGAAGAAGCACATGCAGACCCATAAAGTGTGGcctccagggctgggctgcacCATCTCCCGAAACTCCATCACCGTGCAGGTCATGGCCTTGAATCCCAACcagacagaggaggaggagaacacaG gTTTGACACAACCTGCAAGGAATCCTTCAGAACCACCCCAAGACTTGAGCCCCTTGGAGGAGAGTGAGACAGGCAAACTGGAAGCCAAGCAGGTTGTCTTGATTGATAGCTCTTACCAGTGCCAATTCTGCCCCAGCAAATTCAACACCTATTTCCAGCTCAAATCACACATGACACAGCACAAGAATGAGCAG GTATACAAGTGTGTGGTAAAGACCTGTGCTCAGACCTTCCAGAAGCTGGAGTCCTTCCTGGAGCATATCAAGAGccaccaggaggagctgagtTATCGCTGCCACCTCTGCAGCAAGGATTTCCCCTCCCTCTATGAGCTGGGTGTCCACCAGTACTCCCACAGCCTGCTGCCCCAGCAAAGCCCCAAGAAGGACGTGGCAGTGTACAA GTGTGTGAAGTGTGTCAGTAAGTACTCCACCCCTGAGGCCCTGGAGCACCATCTGCAGACAGCAACACACAACTTTCCCTGCCCTCACTGCCAGAAG GTGTTCCCCTGTGAGAGGTACCTGCGCCGACACATTCCCACGCACGGGGGGGGCAGCAAATTCAAGTGCCAGATCTGCAAGAAGTTCTTCCGCCGAGAGCACTACCTCAAGCTGCACGCCCACATCCACTCGG GTGAAAAGCCCTTTAAGTGCTCAGTGTGTGATGCAGCTTTCAATCGGAAGGACAAGCTCAAGAGACACATGCTGATCCATGAGCCTTTTAAGAAATATAAATGTCCCTTCTC GAGCCACACTGGCTGCAATAAGGAGTTCAACAGGCCAGACAAGCTGAAGGCTCACATCCTGTCCCATTCAG GGATGAAGATCCACAAGTGCCAGTACTGCAACAAATCCTTCAGCCGCAGAGCCCACATGGTGGAGCACCAGCGCTGCCACACCGGCAACTACAAGTACCGCTGCGCCACCTGCAGCAAGGGCTTCACCCGGCACAAGTACATGAGGGACCACAAGTGCCGGCTGGGCTCTCCCAAGGACAAGGACCTGCAGCTCAGGAAGCCCCAGAAGAAAAGGGTGGCACGGGGACGCAAGGCAGGCTTTGCCCTCCCCGCCCcgctggggctggaggagctgaaagatggaggtgctggggagagcCCCCCCCCAGGCAGCCCCGACAAGGAAACCTTCCAGGAGTCGGATGCCGTCCTCTCCATCGTGGTGGGGGGGTCTGGAGGTGCTGACCCGGACCTGGTGGTTCCTGTGCAGCCCAACACCATggcatccagcctggccctggcagAACTGCAGGCTGGCTCGGATGGGCCCTGCACTATGCTGGCTGTGCCTGTTTACATCCAGACCTCAGAGTGA